The uncultured Fusobacterium sp. sequence AGTAAGTTCTCTGTACTCTCCTATCTTTAGTTTTCCTAAAGATAACTTACCTATTCTTTCACGTCTAAGAATAACTACTGGATGTTTTACTGCATCCATCATTCTTCTTACCTGTCTATTTCTTCCCTCTCTTATAGAGATTATAAGTTCACTTTTTCCTCTTTCTCTTGAAAGAACCTTTACATAAGCTGGTAATGTCACTCCATCTTCAAGCTCTACTCCATCTTCAAGAGTTTTTATAGAACTATCTTTAATCTCTCCTAGAACTTTTACATAATACTCTTTATATACTTCTGAACGTGGATGTATTACTCTATTAAATAGTTCTCCATCATTTGTAAGAAGTATAAGTCCAGTAGTATTATAATCTAATCTTCCTATTGGAAATATTCTTTCTTTACATTTTATTATATCAACTACTGTTTTTCTCCCTCTATCATCTTTAGCAGAACTTAATACTTCAAGAGGTTTATTCAACATATAATAAACTTTTTTCTCTGTTTCTTTAGTAATTTTTTTCCCTTTTACCTCTATTGTATCATTGTCAGTAACTTTTATTCCAGCTGATATTACTTCTCCATTTACTTTTATTTTACCCTCTTCTATAAGCTTATCTATCTCTCTTCTTGAACCTATTCCTAAAGAGGCAAGGTACTTATTTATTCTAATCTCTTCCATCTTCATTCCCTCCTCTCACTTCAAAATAGTTAGGCAGTTCTTCTATATTTTTTATCCCTATATATCCTAAAAATTTATCTGTTACTTCATAAAGATTTGGTCTCCCTATTGTTTCTTTTTTCCCACAAATCCTTACAAATTTTTTCTCTTCCATATTTTGAATAATTCTATCTACTGAAACTCCTCTAATAGCTTCTATTTCTCCCTTTGTTATTGGTTGACGGTAAGCAATTATTGACAATGTCTCTAATGCTGCCCCTGACAGTTTTTTAGGTTTAGACTCTTGTTCAAAAAAACTATTTATTACCTCACCATATATTGGATTAGTAACCAAGCTTACTAATTCACCAGTTATTTCTATATTGATTCCAGTCTCTCTTCTCTCCTCTTTTAACTCTTCTAAAATTTTCATTGTATCTTCCAAAGGGATAGAGAAAAATTTAGAAAGTTCTCTTATTTTTACTTCATCTCCTCCTAAAAGAAGAATTGCCTCAATTTTATTTTTAATTTCCATATTTCTCTCGATACTCCTCTGCTGTAAAATATAAATATAATAATTCACCATAAATTCCAGGTTGATTTTCTTTATTTAAACTTAAAACTGGTAATATATATCCTTTATTCTTTTTTAAATATACTTTCAAATTAGCAAAAAGTATATCTCCTAATTTTGTCTCTCCATTTTCATAAAGTTTTATTATAAAATCTAGATTATATTTTATATCTACTTCATTTTTTTCTTTCTCTATCTGTAAAATTCCATATAATCTATTATAGTATTTAAAATAATCTCTTTTTAAAATTTCTAACTGTCTTTCTCTAGGTAAAAAATTTATAAATTTTATATTTTTATAATAGCTTTTTTCACTATCTTTTTTTGTTTTTAATCCATCATTTAATACATAATTTTTATTTAAATAATCTAATAAAAGTCTTTTTTTCTCCTGTATAAATTCTTTATCTTTTTCAAACTCAGTTCTATTTTCAATATTTGATATTAACTCATAGTACCAGTAATAGTTATTTATATTATCTCTAACATTTATAATTTCATTATCTACTTCTTCTAAATAATCCAATAAAGATAAAACCTCTGGTATTATTTTATTTTGTAATAAATTTCCTGTAATATAGTTTCCACTTCTATTTAAATATTTAAATAAAAATGTATAATAAACTACAGCTTCATTATCACTTTTTCTTATATTTATATCTTCAAAAAATTTATTTATATTAAAATTTTCATTATAAATACTATTTAAATAATATAATTTTATCTTATTATTTAGATTTTCATCACTTTTACTATAAGATATATAT is a genomic window containing:
- a CDS encoding pseudouridine synthase; translation: MRINKYLASLGIGSRREIDKLIEEGKIKVNGEVISAGIKVTDNDTIEVKGKKITKETEKKVYYMLNKPLEVLSSAKDDRGRKTVVDIIKCKERIFPIGRLDYNTTGLILLTNDGELFNRVIHPRSEVYKEYYVKVLGEIKDSSIKTLEDGVELEDGVTLPAYVKVLSRERGKSELIISIREGRNRQVRRMMDAVKHPVVILRRERIGKLSLGKLKIGEYRELTESEVKYLYSL
- the scpB gene encoding SMC-Scp complex subunit ScpB; translated protein: MEIKNKIEAILLLGGDEVKIRELSKFFSIPLEDTMKILEELKEERRETGINIEITGELVSLVTNPIYGEVINSFFEQESKPKKLSGAALETLSIIAYRQPITKGEIEAIRGVSVDRIIQNMEEKKFVRICGKKETIGRPNLYEVTDKFLGYIGIKNIEELPNYFEVRGGNEDGRD